The Latilactobacillus sakei subsp. sakei DSM 20017 = JCM 1157 genome includes a window with the following:
- a CDS encoding HD domain-containing protein, protein MQKQIEAIEQFVRTALAQEHSGHGFDHIQRVVNNARLIQRQVGDGDLTTITLAALLHDVIDEKIVSDVAQARQSVAAVLTQNGIDKMQSTTIFDIIDHMSFSKNINQHQTLSLEGQIVQDADRLDAIGAIGIGRTFMYGGAHDGVAYDPEIQPRAELTKANYREPSTVINHFYEKLFKLAATMNTQVAREIATARTQVMQDFVAEYIAEWQGAK, encoded by the coding sequence ATGCAAAAACAAATTGAAGCAATTGAACAATTCGTACGAACAGCGTTAGCTCAGGAGCATAGTGGCCATGGTTTTGATCACATTCAACGGGTTGTCAATAATGCCCGCTTAATTCAACGCCAAGTTGGTGATGGCGACTTAACAACGATTACATTAGCCGCACTATTGCACGACGTGATTGATGAAAAAATTGTTAGCGATGTGGCACAAGCCCGCCAAAGCGTAGCGGCTGTTTTAACCCAAAATGGCATTGATAAGATGCAATCAACCACGATTTTTGACATCATCGATCATATGTCATTTTCTAAAAATATTAATCAGCACCAGACATTAAGTTTAGAAGGGCAAATCGTTCAAGATGCGGATCGGTTGGATGCGATTGGCGCGATTGGTATTGGCCGGACCTTTATGTATGGCGGCGCTCACGATGGGGTGGCTTATGATCCTGAAATTCAACCACGGGCCGAGTTAACCAAGGCTAATTATCGGGAACCTTCAACGGTGATTAATCATTTTTATGAAAAGCTCTTCAAACTCGCGGCGACGATGAATACGCAAGTGGCGCGAGAAATCGCAACCGCTAGAACACAAGTCATGCAAGATTTTGTGGCCGAGTACATTGCGGAATGGCAAGGTGCAAAATAA
- the manA gene encoding mannose-6-phosphate isomerase, class I: MTEPLFLKPVFQEKIWGGRKLAEAFDYDLPDGDIGECWAISAHPHGPSTIENGPLKGLTLDQAWTQHRDYFGDAKGEVFPLLTKILDAEASLSVQVHPDDAYAAAHEGPTELGKTECWYILDAEPGAYLIYGHHAKNKAELTEMIEAGKWDDLLRKVPVKTGDFFYVPSGTIHALNKGIMALETQQSSDTTYRLYDYDRVDAKTGEKRELHLKQSIDTTIVPHQDPVLNIQTEHVGDSTITTYVQPPMSPFFSVYQWLVKGDLHFDRTTAPYTLLSVVDGEGELVADGQTYPIHKNMHFVLPFGIKSWDLKGNMQIIASEPGNK, translated from the coding sequence TTGACAGAACCATTATTTCTAAAACCAGTTTTCCAAGAAAAAATTTGGGGTGGCCGCAAATTAGCAGAAGCCTTCGACTATGATTTACCAGATGGTGACATTGGTGAATGCTGGGCGATTTCAGCACATCCACATGGTCCCAGCACAATCGAAAATGGTCCCTTAAAAGGCCTCACATTAGATCAAGCTTGGACTCAACACCGCGATTACTTTGGCGATGCCAAAGGGGAAGTTTTCCCATTATTAACGAAGATTTTGGATGCCGAAGCAAGCTTATCAGTTCAAGTCCATCCAGATGATGCCTATGCAGCTGCTCATGAAGGTCCTACAGAATTAGGTAAGACTGAATGTTGGTATATTTTAGATGCCGAACCAGGTGCTTACTTAATCTATGGTCATCATGCTAAAAACAAAGCAGAACTAACGGAAATGATTGAAGCGGGTAAGTGGGATGACTTATTGCGCAAAGTACCTGTTAAAACAGGCGACTTTTTCTACGTCCCAAGTGGCACAATTCATGCCTTGAATAAGGGGATTATGGCCCTTGAAACGCAACAAAGTAGTGATACGACTTATCGGTTATACGATTATGATCGAGTAGATGCGAAGACGGGTGAAAAACGTGAATTGCATCTAAAACAATCAATTGATACCACGATTGTTCCCCATCAAGATCCTGTTTTGAATATTCAAACAGAACACGTTGGGGATTCAACCATCACAACTTATGTGCAACCCCCAATGTCACCATTTTTCAGTGTTTACCAATGGTTGGTCAAGGGTGATTTACACTTTGATCGGACAACAGCCCCTTATACTTTATTATCAGTGGTTGACGGTGAAGGTGAACTGGTTGCGGATGGTCAAACCTACCCAATTCATAAGAATATGCACTTTGTCTTACCATTTGGCATTAAGTCATGGGACTTAAAAGGTAACATGCAAATTATTGCTTCAGAACCGGGTAACAAGTAA
- the ppdK gene encoding pyruvate, phosphate dikinase, with amino-acid sequence MNCIYAFAEDQTLTNQELGGKGANLAEMTRLGLPVPAGFTITTAACRQYLASAKQEAGFLEDELMKAIHILEEKTQRQLGNAEQPLLVSVRSGAPISMPGMMDTILNLGLNDQTVIGLAEMTNDPWFAYDCYRRLIQMFGDVVYGIDKPIFEAALTALKNKRQVQKDTDLTLVDLKQLIETYKGLYVAAGQYQFPQSVDQQLRLAIEAVFKSWQNPRAQTYRRLNQIDGAMGTAVNVQQTVFGNYQGQSGTGVAFTRNPATGEPGLFGEYLLNAQGEDVVAGIRTPEPIATLKAQLPVIYEQFKMIANQLEAHYRDMQDMEFTIEAGQLYVLQTRVGKRTAPAAFRIAVDLVDEGVIDRPTAISRLKPTMIDGLLHPLFETSAVQQATQLLTGLPASPGAATGAIYFDAQKAQQAHEAGEKVILVRQETSPEDIDGMVISEAIVTSRGGMTSHAAVVARGMGCCCVVGCQQLQVDYEQREAHFAGRVLKEGAIISVDGHTGHLYLGALPQQTGVHETTLTTVLSWCDEIAPFAVWANAETPQEVAAAFEFGAQGLGLVRTEHMFFGPERIFKMRQMILATELADRQVALAALKSLQITDFKQIFSLAEERPCTIRLLDPPLHEFLPQNEAEQAELATALGISLAEIKRRIADKAEINPMLGHRGSRLAVTYPEIYQMQVLAIAESTLAVQTTHHHAVAPKIMLPLIGTATEMAYLKQLLQQTINDYLVENQQQLTYQIGTMIEIPRACLVADQIAATADFFSFGTNDLTQMTYGFSRDDIGHFMPDYQQQGLMPAEPFQTLDQDGVGALMQLAVQKGRQTKPDLSIGVCGEVGGDPAAMPFYRDLGIDYVSCSPYRVPSARLAAAQSQLTLVD; translated from the coding sequence ATGAACTGTATTTATGCTTTTGCTGAAGATCAAACGTTAACCAATCAAGAATTAGGTGGTAAGGGAGCCAACTTAGCGGAAATGACGCGATTAGGATTACCCGTGCCAGCCGGTTTTACAATTACAACGGCTGCTTGTCGACAATACTTAGCAAGTGCTAAACAAGAGGCGGGCTTTTTAGAAGACGAATTAATGAAAGCGATTCATATTCTTGAAGAAAAGACGCAGCGGCAATTAGGGAATGCTGAGCAGCCGTTATTGGTGTCCGTCCGCAGTGGTGCACCAATCTCAATGCCGGGGATGATGGATACTATCTTGAATTTAGGGTTAAACGATCAAACGGTAATCGGCTTAGCTGAAATGACCAATGATCCATGGTTTGCTTACGATTGTTATCGTCGGTTGATTCAAATGTTTGGGGATGTGGTTTACGGTATTGATAAGCCAATTTTTGAAGCGGCATTAACGGCGCTTAAAAATAAACGGCAAGTTCAAAAGGATACAGACTTAACGTTAGTTGATTTAAAACAATTGATTGAAACCTATAAAGGCTTGTACGTAGCGGCCGGACAATATCAATTTCCACAGTCGGTTGATCAACAACTGCGACTGGCCATTGAAGCTGTCTTTAAATCATGGCAGAATCCACGTGCGCAGACTTATCGACGTTTAAATCAAATCGACGGTGCCATGGGAACCGCAGTCAACGTGCAACAAACGGTCTTTGGTAATTATCAGGGGCAAAGTGGAACCGGCGTTGCGTTCACTCGGAACCCAGCAACTGGTGAACCTGGTTTGTTTGGCGAATATTTATTGAATGCACAAGGTGAAGATGTGGTGGCGGGGATTCGAACCCCCGAACCAATTGCGACGTTAAAGGCGCAATTGCCAGTAATTTATGAACAATTCAAAATGATTGCCAATCAATTAGAAGCCCACTATCGGGATATGCAAGATATGGAATTTACGATTGAAGCTGGGCAGTTATATGTCTTACAAACACGGGTTGGCAAACGCACCGCACCGGCTGCTTTTAGAATTGCTGTGGATTTAGTTGATGAAGGGGTGATTGATCGGCCAACCGCGATTAGTCGCTTGAAGCCGACGATGATTGATGGGTTGTTACACCCACTTTTTGAAACTAGTGCGGTGCAACAGGCAACACAGTTATTGACTGGGTTACCAGCGAGTCCAGGGGCTGCTACTGGTGCGATCTATTTCGACGCCCAAAAAGCACAACAGGCACACGAAGCTGGTGAAAAAGTCATTTTAGTTCGCCAAGAAACGTCACCAGAAGATATTGATGGGATGGTAATCAGTGAAGCAATTGTTACTAGTCGTGGTGGGATGACATCGCATGCGGCAGTTGTTGCCCGAGGAATGGGCTGTTGTTGTGTCGTTGGTTGTCAGCAGCTTCAAGTGGATTATGAACAACGTGAGGCGCATTTTGCCGGCCGAGTTTTAAAAGAAGGGGCGATTATTTCGGTGGATGGTCATACCGGTCACCTTTATTTAGGGGCGTTGCCCCAACAAACCGGTGTTCATGAAACAACGCTTACAACGGTGCTCAGTTGGTGTGATGAGATTGCACCCTTTGCGGTTTGGGCCAATGCTGAGACACCTCAAGAAGTGGCGGCTGCTTTTGAATTTGGCGCACAGGGGTTAGGACTTGTACGGACGGAGCACATGTTCTTTGGCCCAGAACGAATTTTTAAAATGCGCCAAATGATTTTAGCAACTGAATTAGCGGATCGCCAAGTGGCGTTGGCGGCACTAAAAAGCCTCCAAATAACTGACTTTAAGCAAATCTTTTCATTAGCTGAAGAGCGACCATGTACAATTCGCTTGTTAGACCCACCATTGCATGAATTCTTACCGCAAAATGAAGCGGAACAGGCTGAATTAGCAACCGCGCTAGGCATTAGTCTGGCTGAAATTAAGCGACGGATTGCTGACAAAGCGGAAATTAATCCTATGTTAGGCCATCGTGGCAGTCGTTTGGCGGTGACCTATCCTGAAATTTACCAAATGCAAGTCTTAGCGATTGCTGAGAGTACCTTGGCGGTTCAAACAACGCACCACCATGCTGTAGCTCCTAAAATAATGTTGCCTCTAATTGGCACAGCGACTGAAATGGCATATCTAAAGCAACTATTACAGCAAACCATCAACGACTATTTGGTAGAAAATCAGCAACAACTAACTTATCAAATTGGCACAATGATTGAGATTCCGCGGGCGTGTTTAGTTGCGGATCAAATCGCAGCGACCGCAGATTTCTTCAGTTTTGGCACCAATGATTTAACGCAAATGACGTATGGTTTTTCCCGCGATGATATTGGCCATTTTATGCCGGATTATCAGCAACAAGGCTTGATGCCGGCTGAACCCTTTCAAACGCTTGACCAAGATGGTGTCGGTGCTTTGATGCAATTGGCGGTTCAAAAAGGCCGTCAAACCAAACCTGATTTATCGATTGGCGTTTGCGGCGAGGTCGGTGGTGATCCAGCAGCGATGCCGTTTTATCGTGATTTGGGCATTGATTATGTCTCGTGTTCACCATACCGTGTGCCAAGTGCGCGTTTGGCAGCAGCTCAAAGTCAATTAACATTGGTAGATTAA
- a CDS encoding pyruvate, water dikinase regulatory protein: MSAIPIFIISDSIGETARTVIAAVNAQFPASVTLKIQRFPFITDQKTLTPILQDAHQEQAIIVTTLVNHTLQETVTQFCQAKHLTLIDLLSSLTTAISERSQTASLETPGSLRKLDEHYFHRISAMEFAVRYDDGQDPRGLLEADIVLLGVSRTSKTPLSMYLANQNYRVANLPLIPNVPLPKELFKVPAHKIIGLTMPLSTLLKIRQERLATLGLPQTTNYSNMTTVGDELAYANQIFEQLNATTINVAGRSIEETASLIQTLI; the protein is encoded by the coding sequence ATGTCAGCGATTCCAATTTTTATCATCTCAGATTCAATTGGCGAAACTGCTCGAACAGTTATCGCAGCGGTTAACGCGCAATTCCCCGCTTCAGTCACCCTTAAAATTCAACGCTTTCCGTTTATTACCGATCAAAAAACATTAACCCCCATTTTGCAAGATGCCCATCAAGAACAGGCAATTATTGTCACAACACTTGTTAACCACACGCTTCAAGAAACGGTGACGCAATTTTGCCAAGCCAAGCATTTAACCTTAATCGACCTTCTGTCTTCGCTGACCACCGCCATTAGCGAACGCAGTCAAACCGCATCGCTGGAAACCCCAGGCTCATTACGGAAACTTGATGAACACTATTTCCATCGCATTAGCGCCATGGAATTTGCCGTTCGTTACGATGACGGTCAAGATCCACGTGGTTTATTAGAAGCCGACATCGTTCTATTAGGTGTTTCGCGGACCTCAAAAACGCCACTCAGTATGTATTTGGCCAACCAAAACTATCGCGTGGCCAACTTACCACTCATTCCCAACGTGCCATTACCAAAAGAATTATTCAAAGTGCCCGCCCATAAGATTATCGGTCTAACCATGCCACTTTCAACACTGCTAAAAATCCGCCAAGAACGTTTGGCCACCTTGGGATTACCGCAAACAACGAACTATTCCAATATGACAACCGTCGGTGACGAGCTTGCCTATGCCAACCAGATTTTTGAACAATTAAACGCCACGACGATTAACGTTGCTGGTCGCTCGATTGAGGAAACGGCTAGTTTAATCCAAACCTTAATCTAA
- a CDS encoding serine hydrolase domain-containing protein: MRFEQTIHQIEALVADEVVPGVSYAVIEGQQVTTKVLGYSELTPKLIPLEPGQLYDLASLTKVIGTTTLILRLLERGRLSLTTKVHSILPAFKDRRVTVLHLLTHTSGLEGYIPNRNQLAAPALKEALLTQLTVGPNFGKKVVYTDIGMLYLGWMLEVIYGKPIQDLIQSLVLTPLGMTESTFAPEASRAVPTELTTTRGLIQGVVHDPKSYVLQNHSGAAGLFAPLDDVVRFAQFQLGQLKVAEAPVSQASVKGLYRDWTPAHLGRSLGWDLRFTADQTPLIYHTGFTGTFMLLDRKRQTGLVVLSNRIHPTADNQTFLDRRTMIVDQFLAEDKG; encoded by the coding sequence ATGCGATTTGAACAAACGATTCACCAAATTGAGGCGTTAGTGGCTGATGAGGTTGTACCAGGTGTTTCATATGCCGTGATTGAAGGCCAGCAAGTGACGACGAAGGTCCTTGGTTATTCAGAACTGACGCCTAAACTAATCCCGTTAGAACCAGGACAATTATACGATTTAGCGTCTTTGACGAAGGTGATTGGGACGACGACGTTGATTCTCCGTTTGTTAGAGCGAGGACGCTTGTCACTTACGACCAAGGTTCATAGTATTTTACCAGCGTTTAAAGATCGACGGGTGACGGTTTTGCACCTCTTGACTCACACATCGGGCTTAGAGGGCTATATTCCTAATCGTAATCAGTTAGCTGCGCCAGCATTAAAAGAAGCGCTGTTGACGCAATTGACGGTTGGGCCTAATTTTGGGAAAAAGGTCGTCTACACGGATATCGGCATGTTGTATTTGGGCTGGATGCTAGAAGTGATTTATGGCAAACCAATTCAAGACTTAATTCAAAGTCTGGTTTTAACCCCCTTAGGGATGACCGAGAGTACGTTTGCCCCAGAAGCAAGCCGAGCAGTACCCACCGAACTAACAACGACTAGAGGCCTTATTCAAGGTGTTGTGCATGACCCGAAGAGTTATGTTTTGCAAAATCATAGTGGTGCAGCAGGATTATTTGCACCCCTAGACGATGTTGTGCGGTTTGCGCAGTTCCAACTAGGGCAATTAAAGGTTGCTGAGGCACCTGTTAGTCAAGCAAGTGTTAAGGGCTTATACCGCGACTGGACACCAGCCCATCTAGGCCGGTCATTGGGTTGGGATTTACGTTTTACGGCAGATCAGACACCATTGATTTATCATACCGGTTTTACAGGGACATTTATGTTACTCGATCGAAAACGCCAGACAGGCTTGGTAGTGTTGAGCAATCGGATTCACCCGACAGCAGATAATCAAACTTTTCTTGATCGTCGGACAATGATTGTGGATCAATTCTTGGCTGAAGATAAGGGCTAA
- a CDS encoding helix-turn-helix transcriptional regulator: protein MELSNRQQEIIKIVKANQPISGTKIADQLHLSRATLRNDFAILTMTGILDARPKVGYFYVGQEVMPLLTDELYQETVGQLMVPPLLIPQTTTIDEAVTQLFMHDVGSLYVTDEQSGLLGVLSRKDLLRATINTTNTQTTPVAMIMTRMPNITTTTEETSVLHAGQRLIAHQVDSLPVVAIDGITVIGKITKSIIMRYFIEAGLHNQS from the coding sequence ATGGAATTATCTAACCGTCAACAGGAAATTATCAAAATCGTCAAAGCGAATCAACCCATTAGCGGCACTAAAATTGCTGATCAATTACACCTTTCTCGGGCAACACTGCGCAATGATTTCGCAATTTTAACGATGACCGGCATTTTGGACGCCCGCCCTAAAGTTGGCTACTTTTACGTTGGCCAAGAAGTGATGCCGCTCTTAACCGATGAACTCTACCAAGAAACAGTCGGTCAACTGATGGTCCCACCTCTTTTAATCCCTCAAACGACAACGATTGATGAAGCGGTCACGCAACTATTCATGCACGATGTTGGGTCGCTTTATGTAACGGATGAGCAGTCAGGTTTGCTAGGTGTTTTATCACGAAAAGACTTACTGCGGGCAACCATTAATACAACTAATACACAAACTACGCCTGTTGCCATGATTATGACGCGAATGCCAAACATTACAACGACCACCGAGGAAACATCTGTCTTACACGCCGGTCAACGGTTAATCGCCCATCAGGTTGATTCATTGCCAGTGGTTGCAATCGACGGTATCACCGTCATTGGCAAAATCACCAAATCAATTATTATGCGCTATTTCATCGAAGCCGGACTACACAATCAATCATAA